In the Sinomonas cyclohexanicum genome, GCCCGACGCCGGGGACGATGTCCACGTCAACGCCGGCGAGCTTGAGGGGGATGACGATGTCGGAGAAGAAGATGCCCGCGTCCACGTCATGCCGACGCACGGGCTGAAGCGTGATCTCCGCGGCGAGGTCGGGACGCAGGCAGGATTCGAGCATGCCGATGCCCTCGCGGGCCTTGCGGTACTCGGGCAGCGAGCGCCCGGCCTGACGCATGAACCACACGGGCTTCCGGCTCGGCCGGCCCCCGCGGTATGCCGTGATGAGCGGCGACTGCGCCGTCCGTCCGTCCTTGAGCGGGTGGTCTGCGCTGAGTGTCATGGCCCGATTCTCTCAAACGGCCCCGGGCGCCTTGGCGACAGCCTGTCATACCGTGGCCCCGGCGATCCGCGTTTTCTACGGGGGAGCGAAAAGCTATGATGGCAGGGCTGTGGTTGTTTTCTCCCTCACGGCGACTCACGCCGACATTGACCTTGAGACCGTTGCCCAATTGAGCACCGGTGCCTCCACCGTGGCCGCGAGCGCCATCGCTTCCCCCGCCCTCGAGGGCGCAGTGGTGCTGGCCACGTGCAACCGCTACGAGATCTATGGCGAGGCCCCGAGCGCCGACGAGGTCGACGCGGCCCGCTCAGCGCTCGTCTCGGAGATCAGCGCCCGCAGTGGCCTGGCGGAGGAAACGGTGTCAGGCGCCTTCGCCGTGGCCCACGGCCGGGATGTCACGCGCCACCTCTTCGCCGTCAGCTCCGGGCTCGACTCCGCCGTGGTCGGCGAGCGCGAGATCGCGGGCCAGGTACGCCGCGCCCTCATCTCCGCCCAGGAGCACGGGACCGCGAGCCCCTCGCTGGTCCGGCTGTTCCAGACGGCCTCGAAGACGGCCAAGGAGGTCGGCGCCCAGACCGCGCTCGGCAGCCGCGGGCTCTCGATCGTCTCCGTTGCACTCGATCTCGCCGAGGACCTCGCCGAGGAGCGGGAGTGGGCCGGCAAGCGCGCCGTCCTGTTCGGCACGGGCGCCTATGCGGGCGCCACGATCGCGCTCCTCAGGGAGCGCGGCGTCACCGACGTCGGGGTGTACTCCGCCTCTGGCCGCGCCCAGGAGTTCGCCGCCGCGCGCGGCGCCCACCCGATCACGGCCCGGCAGCTCCCCGGTGCCATCGCGGAAGCAGATGTCCTCATCGGCTGCAGCGGCTCCGACAACGCGATGGAGGCAGTCGAGCTGGCCGCGATCCGCGAGGACTCCCCG is a window encoding:
- a CDS encoding glutamyl-tRNA reductase, whose translation is MVVFSLTATHADIDLETVAQLSTGASTVAASAIASPALEGAVVLATCNRYEIYGEAPSADEVDAARSALVSEISARSGLAEETVSGAFAVAHGRDVTRHLFAVSSGLDSAVVGEREIAGQVRRALISAQEHGTASPSLVRLFQTASKTAKEVGAQTALGSRGLSIVSVALDLAEDLAEEREWAGKRAVLFGTGAYAGATIALLRERGVTDVGVYSASGRAQEFAAARGAHPITARQLPGAIAEADVLIGCSGSDNAMEAVELAAIREDSPQQLIVIDMALTHDFDPAVGTLDHVELITLESVRLAAPEEQAESLAQASAIVSAAAADFEAERQARQADAAIVALRRHTMSVLDSEIEKVRARHGCTAAAEEVEFAMRRMVKQLLHTPTVRAKQLAAEGREAEYLAALEALYGISVAIPGMVGGSDAPDAASTAAAVSPASPGEAEDCPADHTRAG